CGCCGATCACGATCACGTCAAAACGGGAAGGGAAATCCACCACGCACCTCGTGCCTGTTGAGAAGGGGTCTGAAAGAAAGGCGACAAGTATAGGGACTTCAGCCTCCTGAATGAAGCCTTCTGCACAAAAAATAGCCAATCGATCAGTGATTCCCGCCCTCCTGAACACCGTTACCTGATCACCCTTGCCTTGGGAAAAATGCGCTCAGGCTTATAAAGAATAGAAAGAGAGAATTTTTATAAAGCTTGTTCTTTATGTTTATGTATGGTGCAAGCCCTTTCTGTGGATAAACCTCTATAAGCCTTGCCATTGCTAGTGTACAGCCAATGATAAGCCTGTGCCGTTCCTGCTAGGTTCCACTGAGAAAGCTGCTGAACCACTGTGGATGGAAGTGCTGGTTACCCACAGGCTTGGTTACGCCCAGCTTTGTCAGCGGGTTATGGGCAGGGTTCAGGGGAGGTTTTCCACAGGGTTTATTTGGAGCTGAATAACTCAACGAAATGTTTTCTGGGCACTAATCGACGTCAGTTCAGCACATGCTTGGATATCTTGCGGATTGCAAGAAGTGGGCAATCGTCACCCTCTTTTGGTGGCTGTGTCCGTTAGCGGGCCAAGCTCGGCTGCAAGGCTATGTCAGCCAACGGCGTACTGCACGGATGCAGGAGTCCCAAGCCGAATACGCCCTGGGCACGAGCGGTAGGAGCGGATTTATCCGCGATAGGTTGGGCACCGCAGACAGCAGGCATCGCGAATGAATTCGCTCCTACAGGGCGCTATGGATAAGCGTGCAGCATTGCGATGCCGGTCATACACAGCGGGAGAGGGGTGGGCTACAGCAGCTTACGGACGACAACCTCCTGCTTGCTGCATCACTTGCCAATGCAGAAGCTGGAGAAGATACGCCCCAGCAGGTCGTCGCTGCTGAAGGCGCCAGTGATCTCGCCCAGGGCCTGTTGGGCCAGGCGCAGGTCTTCGGCCAACAGCTCGCCAGCGCCCATCAGGGTGAGCTGGTTGCGGCCGTGCTCGAGGAACTGCTCGGCCTGGTGCAGGGCCTCCAGGTGACGGCGGCGGGCGCTGAAACCGCTTTCTGCCGTCTGTTGATAACCCATGCAGGCTTTCAGGTGTTCGCGCAGCAGTTCCAGGCCCTCGGCAGACTTGGCCGACAGGCTGAGGGTGACGTGGCCATCGGCGCTGGTTTCCAGTCCGACCGCCTCGCCGGACAGGTCGGCCTTGTTGCGGATCAGGGTGACCCGCGCAGGATCGGGGCGCTGTTCGAGGAATTCCGGCCACAGGGCGAAGGGATCGGCCGCTTCCGGCGCGGTGGAGTCCACCACCAGCAGCACGCGGTCGGCCTCGCCAATGGCCTTGAGCGCGCGCTCCACGCCAATGCGTTCCACCTGGTCGTCGGTGTCGCGCAGGCCGGCGGTGTCGACGACGTGCAGGGGCATGCCGTCTATGTGGATATGTTCGCGCAGTACGTCCCGGGTGGTGCCGGCGATATCGGTGACGATGGCCGCTTCGCGCCCGGCCAGGGCGTTGAGCAGGCTGGACTTGCCGGCATTGGGCCGGCCGGCGATCACCACGGTCATACCGTCGCGCAGCAGAGCGCCTTGGCCCGCTTCGCGCAGCACTGTGGATAACTCGGTGCGCACGCTGTCGAGCTGGCTCAGCACATGGCCATCGGCGAGAAAGTCGATCTCTTCCTCGGGGAAGTCGATGGCGGCCTCGACATAGATGCGTAGCTGGATCAGCGATTCGGTCAGCGCGTGCACGCGTTTGGAGAACTCACCCTGCAGCGAGCGCAATGCATTGCGCGCGGCCTGTTCGGAGCTGGCTTCGATCAGGTCGGCGATGGCCTCGGCCTGGGCCAGGTCGAGCTTGTCGTTGAGGAAGGCGCGTTCGCTGAACTCGCCCGGCCGTGCCAGGCGCGCCCCTAGCTCCAGGCAGCGGCGTAGTAACAGGTCGAGCACCACCGGGCCGCCATGGCCCTGCAGTTCCAGTACGTCTTCGCCAGTGAAGGAGTTGGGGCCTGGGAAATAGATGGCCAGACCTTCGTCCAGCGGCAGTTCTTGCTCGCCATGGAACGGGCCGTGGTGGGCGAAGCGAGGTTTCAGCTCACGCTTGCAGATGGCCTGAGCCAGTTGCCCGGCCAGCGGCCCGGACACGCGCACGATACCCACGCCACCACGGCCCTGGGCGGTGGCAACGGCGGCGATGGTGTCTCGGGCGTGATGCATGGCGTTCTACTCGTTGCTGGTGGCGGTTGTAGGAGATTCGGATAGCAAAACGCCCCAATCATGGGGCGTTTGCTCGAGGCTTGGAAGCGCTGGCGAATCAGACGTTGGCCGGTTTCGCGGCAGCTTCGATCTTGCGCGTAATGTACCACTGCTGGGCGATGGACAGGCAGTTGTTGACCACCCAGTACAGCACCAGACCCGCTGGGAACCACAGGAAGAAGAAGGTGAAGATGATCGGCATCAGCTTCATCACGCGCGCCTGCATGGGATCCGGCGGCGTCGGGTTGAGCTGCTGCTGGATGAACATGGTGGCGCCCATGATGATCGGCAGGATGAAGAACGGATCCTTGATCGACAGGTCGGTGATCCACAGCAGCCAGGGCGCCTGACGCATTTCCACGGATTCCAGCAGTACCCAATACAGGGCGAGGAAAACCGGCATTTGCACCAGGATCGGCAGGCAGCCGCCCAGAGGGTTGATCTTCTCTTTCTTGTACAGCTCCATCATCGCCTGGGACATCTTCTGGCGATCATCACCGTACTGTTCCTTGAGTGCCTGCAGCTTCGGCGATACGGCGCGCATGCGCGCCATGGAACGGTAGCTGGCAGCCGACAGTGGGAAGAAGATGGCCTTGATGATGATGGTCAGGAAGATGATCGACCAACCCCAGTTGCCCACCAGGCCATGGATCACTTCCAGCAGCCAGAAGATCGGTTGAGCGAGGAACCACAGCACGCCA
The genomic region above belongs to Pseudomonas sp. GOM7 and contains:
- the mnmE gene encoding tRNA uridine-5-carboxymethylaminomethyl(34) synthesis GTPase MnmE — translated: MHHARDTIAAVATAQGRGGVGIVRVSGPLAGQLAQAICKRELKPRFAHHGPFHGEQELPLDEGLAIYFPGPNSFTGEDVLELQGHGGPVVLDLLLRRCLELGARLARPGEFSERAFLNDKLDLAQAEAIADLIEASSEQAARNALRSLQGEFSKRVHALTESLIQLRIYVEAAIDFPEEEIDFLADGHVLSQLDSVRTELSTVLREAGQGALLRDGMTVVIAGRPNAGKSSLLNALAGREAAIVTDIAGTTRDVLREHIHIDGMPLHVVDTAGLRDTDDQVERIGVERALKAIGEADRVLLVVDSTAPEAADPFALWPEFLEQRPDPARVTLIRNKADLSGEAVGLETSADGHVTLSLSAKSAEGLELLREHLKACMGYQQTAESGFSARRRHLEALHQAEQFLEHGRNQLTLMGAGELLAEDLRLAQQALGEITGAFSSDDLLGRIFSSFCIGK